One part of the Vicia villosa cultivar HV-30 ecotype Madison, WI linkage group LG6, Vvil1.0, whole genome shotgun sequence genome encodes these proteins:
- the LOC131614103 gene encoding uncharacterized protein LOC131614103 has translation MGNSCCPHGKRRDDNNINKHSNGFQPINASKASPKKFKSDGGAKDGNMVFMTAAIASTPVDTTSGGNHGHHGGDGGGHGDGGHGGGGGGCGGGGGCGGGGCGG, from the coding sequence ATGGGAAACTCTTGCTGCCCACACGGAAAGAGAAGAGACGATAACAACATAAACAAGCACAGTAATGGATTTCAACCCATCAATGCCTCAAAAGCTAGCCCCAAAAAATTCAAAAGTGATGGTGGTGCCAAAGATGGTAACATGGTTTTTATGACCGCAGCTATAGCAAGTACTCCTGTTGACACAACTTCAGGTGGAAATCATGGTCATCATGGAGGGGACGGTGGTGGACATGGTGACGGAGGACATGGAGGGGGTGGAGGAGGGTGCGGTGGTGGAGGAGGGTGTGGAGGTGGCGGCTGTGGTGGTTGA